From Myxococcales bacterium, the proteins below share one genomic window:
- the def gene encoding peptide deformylase translates to MILTILHYPDERLREPGKKIETITPEIRALIDDMAETMYAAPGVGLAATQVGEALQLFLVDTASEDEASDLRVFINPEIVEKDGETTFEEGCLSFPGAQEGIQRAERIKVRALDRDGKPFEIEAEGLLAIAIQHEYDHLQGVLMIDRLGPLKKRLLHRKMLKRAER, encoded by the coding sequence ATGATTCTCACCATTTTGCACTATCCCGACGAGCGCCTTCGCGAGCCCGGCAAGAAGATCGAGACGATCACCCCCGAGATTCGTGCGCTCATCGACGACATGGCCGAGACCATGTACGCGGCGCCCGGAGTCGGGCTCGCGGCCACGCAGGTCGGCGAGGCGCTGCAGCTCTTTCTGGTCGACACCGCCAGCGAGGACGAGGCGAGCGACCTCCGGGTCTTCATCAACCCGGAGATCGTCGAGAAAGACGGCGAGACCACGTTCGAGGAGGGGTGCCTCAGCTTCCCCGGAGCCCAAGAGGGCATCCAGCGGGCCGAGCGCATCAAGGTGCGCGCGCTCGACCGGGACGGGAAACCGTTCGAGATCGAGGCCGAGGGCCTCCTCGCCATCGCGATCCAGCACGAGTACGATCACCTCCAAGGGGTGCTCATGATCGACCGTCTCGGGCCGCTCAAGAAGCGCCTCCTCCACCGCAAGATGCTGAAGCGCGCCGAGCGCTGA
- a CDS encoding alpha/beta fold hydrolase — protein sequence MTPSLRPKNSTNVRTKTWGLRLLRAGIRVASRAATPLGTRVALELFLRPRRFPRPAWESRLLAHADVRTVPWHGRAMPVWSWGEGPQVLLVHGWEGRGSQLGAFVEPLVEAGFRVVTFDAPGHGDGPGARSSIPEVADAILTVRDAVGSLHAAVAHSMGAVGLLLAQARRPGLATRQVAIAAPTHLGAAFDTFAEALDLPSNVRAALPHAVEDRFALRLEELELRTLAARVSSPTMVVHDRDDRDVPFASGERLSRAFDGARLLATTGLGHRRVLRSPEVIDAVRVFVEEGAGPLSPGRPLADGLFRDLRDRESRFA from the coding sequence ATGACGCCCTCGTTGCGCCCGAAAAATAGCACGAACGTTCGTACGAAAACCTGGGGCCTCCGGTTGCTCCGCGCGGGGATCCGTGTCGCCTCGCGCGCGGCGACGCCGCTCGGTACCCGGGTGGCGCTCGAGCTCTTCCTGCGCCCTCGCAGGTTCCCGCGCCCGGCGTGGGAGTCGAGGCTCCTCGCCCACGCGGACGTGCGCACGGTTCCGTGGCACGGCCGCGCGATGCCGGTGTGGTCGTGGGGGGAGGGGCCGCAGGTGTTGCTCGTGCACGGCTGGGAGGGGAGGGGCTCGCAGCTCGGCGCGTTCGTGGAGCCGCTCGTCGAGGCTGGATTTCGCGTGGTGACGTTCGATGCGCCCGGTCACGGAGACGGGCCCGGCGCGCGGTCGTCCATCCCCGAGGTGGCGGACGCGATCCTCACCGTGCGCGACGCCGTGGGCTCCCTCCACGCCGCGGTCGCGCACTCGATGGGCGCCGTCGGGCTCTTGCTCGCGCAAGCGAGGCGCCCTGGTCTCGCGACGCGGCAGGTGGCGATCGCGGCGCCGACCCACCTCGGCGCGGCGTTCGACACGTTCGCCGAGGCCCTCGATTTGCCATCGAACGTTCGTGCGGCTTTGCCCCACGCGGTCGAGGACAGGTTCGCCCTCCGCCTCGAGGAGCTCGAGCTCCGGACGCTCGCGGCGCGGGTCTCGTCGCCGACGATGGTCGTGCACGATCGGGACGACCGGGACGTGCCCTTCGCGAGCGGCGAGCGCCTGTCGCGTGCGTTCGACGGGGCCCGCCTGCTCGCGACGACGGGCCTCGGCCACAGGAGAGTCCTGCGTTCGCCGGAGGTCATCGACGCGGTGAGGGTCTTCGTCGAAGAAGGTGCCGGTCCGCTGTCTCCGGGGCGCCCCCTCGCCGATGGTCTCTTTCGCGATCTCCGGGACCGCGAGTCGCGCTTCGCGTGA
- a CDS encoding TetR/AcrR family transcriptional regulator, giving the protein MASAKGDSTHREILREALALASEVGLGAISLGALAERVGMSKSGLFAHVASRENLEVLVLEEAVSRFTDLVVAPALKKPRGEPRLRALFDRWLAWGKADFMPGGCIFFAAAAELDDKPGPARDRLVASQRDWLEALATATKVSIAEGHFLSDVDPYQVAHEIALGYGHHALSRLFVDPRTEARTRLAFERLVTHAHAPSPKGSPP; this is encoded by the coding sequence ATGGCCTCCGCCAAGGGCGACTCGACGCACCGTGAGATCCTCCGAGAAGCGCTCGCGCTCGCGAGCGAGGTGGGGCTCGGCGCGATCTCGCTCGGCGCGCTGGCCGAGCGCGTGGGGATGTCGAAGAGCGGCCTCTTCGCGCACGTCGCGTCCCGCGAGAACCTCGAGGTCCTCGTCCTCGAAGAGGCGGTCTCGCGCTTCACGGATCTCGTCGTCGCCCCCGCGCTCAAGAAGCCGCGCGGCGAGCCACGGCTCCGGGCCCTCTTCGATCGCTGGCTCGCGTGGGGGAAGGCCGATTTCATGCCTGGCGGCTGCATCTTCTTCGCCGCCGCGGCCGAGCTCGACGACAAGCCCGGCCCCGCCAGGGATCGCTTGGTCGCCTCTCAACGGGACTGGCTCGAGGCGCTCGCCACCGCCACCAAGGTCTCCATCGCCGAGGGCCACTTCCTGAGCGACGTCGATCCCTATCAGGTCGCCCACGAGATCGCCCTGGGTTACGGCCATCACGCGCTCTCCCGCCTCTTCGTCGACCCGAGGACGGAGGCCCGCACGCGCCTCGCGTTCGAGCGGCTCGTCACGCACGCCCACGCCCCATCGCCGAAAGGATCGCCCCCATGA
- a CDS encoding methionyl-tRNA formyltransferase, giving the protein MSFRSVFFGTPAFAVPCLEALSEISEVQGVVCQPDKPQGRGHVLAAPPVKERALALGLEVYQPTKVRNGELRAWLAERDVDVALVVAYGRILPGDVLRTPKKGCVNVHASLLPKYRGAAPITWAVVNGEAETGITLMNMDEGMDTGDMLEKLVTPIGPDETAGELSERLSALGALAVRKGLPKVVAGGYVPEPQDHARASAAPLLTKRDGLVDFTKPALAVHNHVRGMAPWPGAFTYADGKVVKVLETRMSDARKAGALPGEVIVADKSGVLVACGEGTIELLRVQLEGKKPVRGAEWQSGRGVREGTRLGEPA; this is encoded by the coding sequence ATGTCGTTTCGTTCGGTGTTCTTCGGTACACCCGCGTTCGCGGTGCCGTGCCTCGAGGCCCTCTCCGAGATCTCCGAGGTTCAAGGGGTGGTCTGCCAGCCCGACAAACCTCAGGGGCGCGGGCACGTGCTCGCGGCGCCTCCCGTGAAGGAGCGCGCGCTCGCTCTGGGGCTCGAGGTGTACCAGCCGACGAAGGTGAGGAACGGCGAGCTTCGGGCGTGGCTCGCCGAGCGCGACGTCGACGTGGCGCTGGTCGTGGCGTACGGCAGAATCCTGCCCGGTGACGTGCTGCGCACCCCGAAGAAGGGCTGCGTGAACGTGCACGCGTCCTTGCTCCCGAAGTACCGCGGGGCGGCCCCGATCACGTGGGCGGTCGTGAACGGCGAGGCCGAGACGGGCATCACGCTGATGAACATGGACGAGGGCATGGACACGGGCGACATGCTCGAAAAGCTCGTCACGCCCATCGGCCCCGACGAGACCGCGGGAGAGCTCTCGGAGCGTCTCTCGGCCCTCGGGGCGCTCGCCGTGCGCAAGGGCCTCCCGAAGGTCGTCGCGGGCGGCTACGTGCCCGAGCCGCAGGACCACGCGCGCGCCAGCGCCGCGCCCCTCCTCACGAAGCGCGACGGCCTCGTCGACTTCACGAAGCCCGCGCTCGCGGTCCACAACCACGTTCGTGGCATGGCCCCTTGGCCCGGCGCGTTCACCTACGCCGACGGCAAGGTCGTCAAGGTGCTCGAGACGCGCATGAGCGACGCACGCAAAGCCGGGGCTCTTCCGGGCGAGGTCATCGTGGCCGACAAGTCGGGCGTCCTCGTCGCGTGCGGCGAAGGCACCATCGAGCTCTTGCGGGTTCAGCTCGAAGGGAAAAAACCGGTACGTGGCGCCGAGTGGCAGAGCGGCCGCGGCGTGCGCGAGGGCACCCGGCTCGGCGAGCCCGCCTGA
- the rbfA gene encoding 30S ribosome-binding factor RbfA, producing MAGEVKRASRVAEGIREELSLLLTTRVRDPRLSGVLVSRVALTDDLRSARVYFRLLEGGDGDRIEAAKTGLSKAAGLLRKELGAKLKLRVVPELRFTYDEGQEARDRIDALLEEVRRERKPGE from the coding sequence ATGGCCGGTGAAGTGAAGCGTGCGTCGCGTGTGGCCGAGGGTATCCGCGAGGAGCTGTCGCTCCTCTTGACCACGCGTGTGCGTGATCCACGCCTCTCCGGTGTGCTCGTCTCGCGGGTCGCCCTCACGGACGACCTCCGGAGCGCGCGTGTGTATTTTCGCCTCCTCGAGGGTGGCGACGGCGATCGCATCGAGGCCGCGAAGACGGGCCTCTCCAAAGCCGCAGGGCTCCTCCGCAAAGAGCTCGGCGCGAAGCTGAAGCTGCGGGTCGTCCCGGAGCTCCGTTTCACGTACGACGAGGGCCAAGAGGCACGCGACCGCATCGACGCGCTGCTCGAAGAGGTCCGCCGCGAGCGTAAGCCCGGCGAGTGA
- a CDS encoding DUF503 domain-containing protein, with amino-acid sequence MHVGVSRLTFHVPHARSLKEKRSVVRKLRERIRARFEVSVAEVDAQDLHQRVVLGVAVVSADHDVCERVLGEVARFAELDEVAQLVGRATELVPFGDDLYEDDPLGR; translated from the coding sequence ATGCACGTCGGTGTCTCGCGGCTCACGTTCCACGTGCCGCACGCGCGGTCTCTCAAAGAAAAGAGGAGCGTCGTGCGAAAGCTCCGTGAGCGCATCCGCGCGCGCTTCGAGGTGTCGGTCGCCGAGGTCGACGCCCAAGACCTCCACCAACGCGTGGTGCTCGGCGTCGCGGTGGTGTCGGCCGATCACGACGTGTGCGAGCGCGTGCTCGGCGAGGTCGCGCGGTTCGCCGAGCTCGACGAAGTGGCCCAGCTCGTCGGCCGCGCGACCGAGCTCGTGCCGTTCGGGGACGACCTCTACGAGGACGACCCGCTCGGGCGATGA
- the infB gene encoding translation initiation factor IF-2 — MSKVRVYEVAKQLNLDPKVAVSLLQSLGVSDVRNHMSSVDVDTVERVKRHLEKQKTHNMVEERIRPTVVKRRAVAKSPDAPPSGPLPPAPLSSPEVNDVASRRDLAALAGDDGPEPPQVIFEAPPAKASAPALPIERKSTRELLVEAPERKSTRKLPEERKSAAKLEAPKSSRKLPVSEPALPVEEPVEVKAPTPPPAAPSVREVVAVAPPVEVEPPPPPPVEPPPPAPPVVAAPVEAAPEVVAAPVVAEPAKVEMPKPTPAPVAPSEPPPPPPRVSSPPKTGIEVWAGRPGVPMPTPAGVSRTGIGGGSVGTMARRSEFNPRASGPTGGMPQRGGLRGGPQMGRGGPMGRGFPGGKRGFGPQVPGRKPAVSTQEMSAHKKVIRIEENITLQNMAQKMSLKATELLAKLWSMGMQNVHINTTLDADTAKILASEFAWEVEDVAVSEDDSIAAARGEEKAEGQIDEDLEPRPPVVTVMGHVDHGKTSLLDKIRKANVAGGEAGGITQHIGAYKVQTANGTIVFLDTPGHEAFTQMRARGAGVTDIVVLVVAADDGVMPQTKEAINHAKAAKVPIIVAVNKIDKPGADPERVKRELSDLGLIPEDWGGDTLFAHVSALTGAGVKELLDTLALQAEVLDLKANPKKPASGTVIEALLDRGRGPVARILVQEGTLKVGDFILAGAGFGKVRAMTNEHGKPVHNAGPSTPVEILGLSDVPGAGDPVHAVKDAKKAQEIAESRKGKMAKSLIPASAKVSLEELSRSLKDSDLQELRIIIKGDVQGSVEAVADAFAKLSTERVKLSIIHAGVGAITEGDVNLAIAAKAIVIGFNVRPAGKAQAHADENKIEIRLYSIIYQAVDDVKSAMEGLLPAIMVEKAVGKAEVRAVFKIRGVIVAGSYVIDRQIKRNAMARLVRGGERIWEGKIAALKRFKEDVKDVAEGFECGISLDGVSDIKELDIIECYEIEEVKQKL, encoded by the coding sequence ATGAGTAAGGTGCGGGTTTACGAAGTCGCGAAGCAGCTGAACCTCGACCCCAAAGTGGCCGTGTCGCTGCTCCAGTCGCTCGGCGTGTCGGACGTGCGCAATCACATGAGCTCGGTGGACGTCGACACGGTGGAACGTGTCAAACGTCACCTCGAGAAGCAGAAGACGCACAACATGGTGGAGGAGCGCATCCGTCCCACCGTGGTGAAGCGTCGCGCGGTGGCGAAGTCCCCCGACGCGCCTCCGAGCGGGCCCTTGCCGCCGGCTCCTCTGTCTTCCCCCGAAGTGAACGACGTCGCGTCCCGCCGGGATCTCGCGGCGCTCGCGGGCGACGACGGTCCCGAGCCGCCGCAGGTCATCTTCGAGGCGCCCCCCGCGAAGGCGAGCGCGCCGGCGTTGCCGATCGAGCGGAAGAGCACGCGCGAGCTGCTCGTCGAAGCGCCCGAGCGGAAGAGCACACGAAAGCTGCCCGAGGAGCGCAAGAGCGCTGCCAAGCTCGAGGCGCCGAAGAGCAGCCGCAAGCTGCCCGTGTCGGAGCCCGCGCTGCCGGTCGAAGAGCCCGTCGAGGTGAAGGCCCCGACGCCGCCCCCCGCTGCCCCCTCGGTGCGCGAGGTCGTCGCGGTCGCGCCGCCGGTCGAGGTGGAGCCCCCTCCGCCGCCGCCCGTCGAGCCGCCTCCTCCGGCTCCCCCCGTCGTCGCGGCTCCGGTCGAGGCCGCGCCCGAGGTGGTCGCCGCCCCGGTCGTCGCCGAGCCCGCCAAGGTCGAGATGCCCAAGCCCACACCCGCGCCCGTCGCGCCGTCGGAGCCGCCTCCGCCTCCGCCGCGTGTCAGCTCGCCTCCCAAGACGGGCATCGAGGTCTGGGCGGGTCGTCCGGGCGTGCCGATGCCCACGCCCGCCGGCGTCTCGCGCACCGGCATCGGCGGCGGCTCGGTCGGCACCATGGCCCGCAGGAGCGAGTTCAACCCGCGCGCCTCGGGCCCCACGGGCGGCATGCCGCAGCGTGGTGGTCTCCGCGGTGGTCCGCAGATGGGGCGCGGCGGTCCGATGGGCCGCGGCTTCCCGGGCGGAAAACGCGGCTTCGGCCCGCAAGTCCCCGGCCGCAAGCCGGCCGTCTCCACCCAGGAGATGAGCGCTCACAAGAAGGTCATTCGTATCGAGGAGAACATCACTCTCCAGAACATGGCCCAGAAGATGAGCCTCAAGGCCACCGAGCTCCTCGCGAAGCTCTGGTCGATGGGCATGCAGAACGTCCACATCAACACCACCCTCGACGCCGACACCGCGAAGATCCTCGCGTCGGAGTTCGCGTGGGAGGTCGAGGACGTCGCCGTCAGCGAGGACGACAGCATCGCCGCCGCGCGTGGCGAGGAGAAGGCCGAGGGCCAGATCGACGAGGACCTCGAGCCGCGGCCCCCGGTCGTCACGGTCATGGGCCACGTCGACCACGGAAAGACCAGTCTTCTCGATAAGATCCGCAAGGCGAACGTGGCCGGCGGCGAGGCGGGTGGTATCACGCAGCACATCGGCGCCTACAAGGTGCAGACGGCCAACGGGACCATCGTCTTCCTCGACACCCCGGGCCACGAGGCCTTCACGCAGATGCGCGCCCGCGGCGCCGGCGTGACCGACATCGTCGTCCTCGTGGTCGCGGCCGACGACGGCGTGATGCCTCAGACGAAAGAGGCCATCAACCACGCGAAGGCGGCGAAGGTGCCGATCATCGTCGCAGTCAACAAGATCGACAAGCCCGGCGCCGACCCGGAGCGCGTGAAGCGCGAGCTGTCCGACCTCGGCCTCATCCCCGAGGATTGGGGCGGCGACACCCTCTTCGCGCACGTCTCGGCCCTCACCGGCGCGGGCGTGAAAGAGCTGCTCGACACGCTCGCCCTCCAGGCCGAGGTGCTCGACCTCAAGGCCAACCCGAAGAAGCCGGCGAGCGGCACGGTCATCGAGGCCCTGCTCGATCGCGGCCGCGGCCCCGTGGCGCGTATCCTCGTCCAAGAGGGCACGCTCAAGGTCGGCGACTTCATCCTCGCGGGCGCCGGCTTCGGCAAGGTGCGCGCGATGACGAACGAGCACGGAAAGCCCGTGCACAACGCCGGTCCGTCGACCCCGGTCGAGATCCTCGGCCTCTCCGACGTCCCCGGCGCGGGCGACCCCGTCCACGCCGTCAAGGACGCGAAGAAGGCACAAGAGATCGCCGAGAGCCGCAAGGGCAAGATGGCGAAGAGCCTCATCCCGGCCTCGGCCAAGGTGTCGCTCGAGGAGCTCTCGCGGAGCCTCAAGGACTCCGACCTCCAAGAGCTCCGCATCATCATCAAGGGCGACGTGCAGGGCTCGGTCGAGGCCGTGGCCGACGCCTTCGCCAAGCTGTCGACCGAGCGGGTGAAGCTCAGCATCATCCACGCGGGCGTCGGCGCCATCACCGAAGGCGACGTGAACCTCGCCATCGCGGCCAAGGCGATCGTCATCGGCTTCAACGTACGCCCCGCCGGCAAGGCTCAGGCCCACGCCGACGAGAACAAGATCGAGATTCGCCTCTACTCGATCATCTACCAAGCGGTCGACGACGTGAAGAGCGCCATGGAAGGCCTCCTCCCGGCGATCATGGTCGAGAAGGCCGTCGGCAAGGCCGAGGTCCGCGCCGTCTTCAAGATTCGCGGGGTCATCGTGGCCGGCTCGTACGTCATCGATCGCCAGATCAAGCGCAACGCCATGGCGCGCCTCGTCCGCGGCGGCGAGCGGATCTGGGAGGGCAAGATCGCGGCGCTCAAACGCTTCAAGGAGGACGTCAAGGACGTCGCCGAGGGCTTCGAGTGCGGCATCAGCCTCGACGGCGTGAGCGACATCAAGGAGCTCGACATCATCGAGTGCTACGAGATCGAAGAAGTGAAGCAGAAGCTCTGA
- a CDS encoding DUF448 domain-containing protein has protein sequence MNPSERPELPGPVRTCAGCGQESPKGSGELVRLVRGPEVAGRTEVAFDLSGTTFGRGAYVHPSLGCLERAAKSGFSKAFKTKVTTDVASLSRAFQEAATRRVEGLLVSAKRLRAVALGTDATFAALRDGAPCVVVATDAKSVVERRELADAITRGLAVSFGTKGTMGALFDRDEVALLAILHVGLADEIKRTCRAATAMTGSGSKAVWVSSEGR, from the coding sequence ATGAACCCGTCCGAACGCCCGGAGCTCCCCGGGCCCGTGCGCACGTGCGCGGGCTGCGGTCAGGAGTCCCCGAAGGGCTCGGGCGAGCTCGTGCGCCTGGTTCGGGGCCCCGAGGTCGCGGGCCGCACCGAGGTCGCGTTCGACCTGTCGGGCACCACCTTCGGCCGCGGTGCCTACGTGCACCCCTCGCTGGGGTGCCTCGAGAGGGCCGCGAAATCGGGCTTCTCCAAGGCCTTCAAGACGAAGGTCACGACCGACGTTGCTTCGTTGTCACGCGCCTTCCAAGAGGCTGCCACGCGAAGGGTGGAAGGGCTTCTCGTCTCGGCGAAGCGACTCCGTGCCGTCGCGCTCGGGACGGACGCCACCTTCGCAGCCCTCCGGGACGGCGCCCCGTGCGTGGTGGTGGCGACGGATGCAAAAAGCGTGGTAGAGCGGCGCGAGCTTGCGGACGCGATTACGAGAGGTTTGGCGGTGAGCTTCGGGACGAAGGGCACGATGGGTGCGCTTTTCGATCGTGACGAGGTGGCGCTCTTGGCCATCCTTCACGTCGGTCTGGCGGACGAGATCAAACGGACGTGCAGAGCCGCGACGGCGATGACCGGTTCGGGGAGCAAAGCAGTATGGGTGTCGTCGGAGGGTCGATGA
- the nusA gene encoding transcription termination/antitermination protein NusA, whose protein sequence is MATTQQQNNTGEPNLLQAIDMVARDKGIDKARLVKTVEEAILKAAQSVFGPTRELEARFNEETGQVDLFQYMTVVDDPSDDEREIALEDAQAAGLDAELGEELGFQIFWHPSDAKKAAQQDKDFGDILMVKQARSTFGRIAAQTAKQVLIQRVRDEERDLIYNEFKDKKGELIKGVVRRFEKGQNLIVDLGRTEGILPFREQTPRESYRPGDRIVALLKDIDREARGPQIILSRADAKLVEKLFESEVPEIYEGIVRVVACAREAGARSKIAVASRDSDVDPVGACVGMKGSRVQAVVQELRGEKIDIVPYDRDPARFVCAAIQPAEVLKVIVDEADKRMELVVPDEKLSLAIGRKGQNVRLAAQLTAWKLDIISDSKFKQMEEEAIAALQRLDGVGDAVARNMYRQGFRALEEIVEASDEELTAIPGIGTKEAAEAIRTSAEKTMERLRQERISAVASRTEPLTERDRLLFLHGVGERTVTLLEEAGYRSIEDVLREDEDKLAIKTGLGIKKARALKLGAESFLANEWHEISQALKAALAQHQG, encoded by the coding sequence ATGGCGACGACCCAACAGCAGAACAACACCGGCGAGCCCAACCTGCTCCAAGCGATCGACATGGTCGCGCGCGACAAGGGCATCGACAAAGCGCGCCTCGTGAAGACGGTCGAAGAGGCCATCTTGAAGGCCGCCCAGAGCGTGTTCGGTCCGACCCGCGAGCTCGAGGCGCGCTTCAACGAAGAGACCGGCCAGGTCGATCTCTTCCAGTACATGACCGTGGTCGACGATCCGTCGGACGACGAGCGCGAGATCGCCCTCGAGGACGCGCAGGCCGCCGGCCTCGACGCGGAGCTCGGCGAAGAGCTCGGCTTCCAGATCTTCTGGCACCCGTCGGACGCGAAGAAGGCCGCCCAGCAAGACAAGGACTTCGGCGACATCCTCATGGTGAAGCAGGCGCGCTCCACCTTCGGGCGCATCGCCGCGCAAACCGCGAAGCAGGTGCTCATCCAGCGCGTCCGCGACGAAGAGCGCGACCTCATCTACAACGAGTTCAAGGACAAGAAGGGCGAGCTCATCAAGGGCGTCGTCCGCCGCTTCGAGAAGGGGCAGAACCTCATCGTCGACCTCGGTCGCACGGAGGGCATCCTCCCGTTCCGCGAGCAGACGCCCCGCGAGTCGTACCGCCCGGGTGATCGCATCGTCGCCCTCCTCAAGGACATCGACCGCGAAGCGCGCGGCCCGCAGATCATCCTGTCGCGCGCCGACGCGAAGCTCGTCGAGAAGCTCTTCGAGTCGGAAGTTCCCGAAATCTATGAGGGAATCGTTCGTGTAGTGGCGTGTGCGCGCGAGGCTGGGGCCCGCTCGAAGATCGCCGTCGCGAGCCGCGACTCGGACGTCGATCCGGTGGGCGCGTGCGTGGGCATGAAGGGCTCGCGCGTGCAGGCCGTCGTGCAAGAGCTCCGCGGCGAGAAGATCGACATCGTGCCCTACGACCGCGACCCCGCGCGCTTCGTGTGCGCCGCCATCCAGCCCGCCGAGGTGCTCAAGGTCATCGTGGACGAGGCCGACAAGCGCATGGAGCTCGTCGTCCCCGACGAGAAGCTCTCGCTCGCGATCGGCCGCAAAGGTCAGAACGTGCGCCTCGCCGCGCAGCTCACGGCCTGGAAGCTCGACATCATCAGCGACTCCAAGTTCAAGCAGATGGAAGAAGAGGCGATCGCCGCTCTCCAGAGGCTCGACGGGGTCGGCGACGCGGTGGCCCGCAACATGTACCGCCAGGGCTTCCGCGCCCTCGAAGAGATCGTCGAGGCGTCCGACGAGGAGCTCACGGCGATCCCGGGCATCGGCACGAAAGAGGCCGCCGAGGCGATCCGTACGTCGGCCGAGAAGACGATGGAGCGCCTCCGCCAAGAGCGCATCAGCGCGGTCGCTTCGCGCACCGAGCCGCTCACCGAGCGCGATCGCCTGCTCTTCCTCCACGGCGTCGGCGAGCGCACCGTGACCCTCCTCGAAGAGGCGGGTTACCGGAGCATCGAGGACGTGCTCCGCGAGGACGAGGACAAGCTCGCCATCAAGACGGGCCTCGGAATCAAGAAGGCCCGAGCGCTCAAGCTCGGGGCCGAGTCGTTCCTCGCGAACGAGTGGCACGAGATCTCGCAGGCGCTGAAGGCGGCGCTCGCGCAACACCAAGGATGA
- a CDS encoding ribosome maturation factor RimP, which produces MTLAEKTTKPASSLPDLAPVRARIEPLAAANGAELVAIEWTTEGRGFVLRVSVDKAGSAAKKAQTEESAVDLEVCATLSREISRSFDENDPFPTHARYALEVGSPGVERVLRTEADYDRFAGKKAKVRLTSAIGGQKVLEGTIVGLTGGVVTFDLGGSTVPVPFAQIASGRLVFEMTQGQKNRPNPGKKTRK; this is translated from the coding sequence ATGACCCTCGCCGAAAAGACCACGAAACCTGCCTCCTCGCTGCCCGACCTCGCCCCCGTGCGTGCGCGCATCGAGCCGCTCGCGGCCGCGAACGGCGCGGAGCTCGTGGCGATCGAGTGGACGACCGAGGGGCGAGGCTTCGTCTTGAGGGTGTCGGTCGACAAGGCCGGCAGCGCGGCGAAAAAAGCCCAGACGGAAGAGTCGGCGGTCGATCTCGAGGTGTGCGCCACCTTGTCGCGCGAGATCTCGCGCTCGTTCGACGAAAACGATCCGTTCCCCACCCACGCGAGGTACGCGCTCGAGGTCGGCTCCCCCGGCGTCGAGCGCGTGCTCCGAACCGAGGCCGACTACGACCGCTTCGCCGGCAAGAAGGCGAAGGTTCGTCTCACGAGCGCGATCGGCGGCCAAAAAGTGCTCGAAGGCACGATCGTTGGCCTCACGGGCGGCGTCGTCACCTTCGACCTCGGGGGCTCCACCGTCCCCGTTCCCTTCGCGCAGATCGCCTCGGGCCGCCTCGTCTTCGAGATGACCCAGGGCCAAAAGAATCGCCCGAACCCCGGCAAAAAGACCCGAAAGTAA